The following DNA comes from Janthinobacterium sp. TB1-E2.
GCGAACCACCAGGCCTTGCCGTTAAAAAAGAGAAACAGGTCCAGCGCTTCCTCCGCCAGCCACGTAAAGCCGACGACGACGAGCCCCGCGATGGCGGCCATGCCGACGACGACGGCGCGCGACCACCACAGGCGCGGGTTGGCAAATTCATGCTTGAAGGCAGAGGGAATATCGTGCAAGTGCTTCATTGCGGCAAGTCCAGGAAGGGGCGCGCAGGGCGTCGGGGAGACTTGCCATTATATAGATGTATTTGCTCAAATGTATTTGAGCCTCATCTTCCGTGGGCGGCTGACAACAGTATGTCTGTTTCGGCCAGGAAATCGACGAGCGCCCGTACTTTCGGCGCCAGGTGCGGCCCGGATGGCCACAGCAGCCAGCAACTGTGGGCCGGATGGGCGGCGATCGCGTAGTCCCTCAGCACTTCGATGAGGCTGCCGTCAGCGATGGCCGAGTGCACATAAAAGTCGGGCAGCCAGGCGATGCCCAGGCCTTGCCGGGCGAAGTGCAGCCGCGCTTCGACGTTGTTGCAGACCATGGACAGTGGCAAATCCGGCGCCGGCGCCTCGGCTTGCTGGCGCAGCTGCCACTGTTCGACCTTGCCGCTGTGGCGGAAGCGGTAGTGCAGGCAGGCATGTTGTTGCAGTTCAAGGGGATGGCTGGGCGTGCCGTGGCGCGCCAAGTAGGCGGGCGAGGCCACGAGGCAGGAGCGGAACTGGCCCAGCTTGCGGGCGGCCAGGCGGGAATCGCGCGGTGCGCCGATGCGGATGACAGCGTCGAAACCATCGCCGACGACATCGGCCAGCGCGTCCGAAAAGTCCAGGTCGAGGGCGATGGCTGGGTGTCGTTGGGAAAAATCAGCCAGCGCGGGCAGGAAAACGCTGCCCAGTTCCGGCAAGCCTAGGCGCAGGCGGCCACGCGGCGCCAGCGTGCCCGCCAGTTCCTCCTGCGCCGCCTGCATTTCCGCCAGGATGCGTTCGCTACGTGCGAGGAACAGCTTGCCTTCCGCCGTCAGGCTCAGCTGACGCGTGCTGCGCTGGAACAGGCGCGTGCCCAGCCGCTGCTCGAGCCGGGCCAGGCTCTTGCTGACGGCCGACGGCGAAATGCCGGCCTGGCGCGCGGCGGCGACAAAGCTGCCCGCCTGCGCCAGTTGCACGAACAGAACCACTCCGGAGAGATTATCGATGTCTTGCATGATTCATGACAGTTTGGTCAGGTGTGAAACGCATTGAAGCATATTTTTCTTTCTCGCGTGGCTGCTTACCATGCGGATTTACCTGGAGCATGCCATGAAGATGATTGGTTTCAAGAAAGGAAGCAGTGTGGACGAACAAGGCGGCCTGTTCGACATGGAAGGCCCGATGCCCGTGCCCGGCCCGCGCGACGTGCTGGTGCAGGTGCGCGCCGTGGGCGTCAATCCGCTCGACACCAAGGTGCGCGCGGGGCTGGTGACGGTACCCGATGCCGTCACGACTCTGGGCTGGGATGCGGCCGGCGTCGTGCATGTGGTGGGCAGCGAAGTGACCCTGTTCGCGCCGGGGCAAGTCGTGTATTACGCGGGTTCGTTCGACCGCGCGGGCGCGAATGCCGAATATCACCTGGTCGATGAGCGCATCGCGGGGCGTATGCCGGCGACCCTGGACTTTGCGCAGGCGGCCAGCGTGCCGCTGGCGGCGCTGACGGCGTGGCAGCTGCTGTTCGAGCGTTTTGCCATCGCGCCTGGCGACAGGCAGGAGCGGGGCAGCCTGTTGGTGCTGGGCGGCGCGGGCGGCGTCGGCTCGCTGCTGATCCAGCTGGCGCGCCAGCTGACGGGTTTTACGGTGATTGCCACGGCCTCGCGCGGCGACAGCGGCGACTGGTGCCGGGCCATGGGCGCGCACCACGTGATCGACCATACACAACCCCTGCCGGCGCAGGTGGCGGCATTGAACGTAGCGCCCGTGCGCCACATCGCGGCGCTGTCGCACACGGCGCAACATATCGCGCAACTGGTGGAGCTCATCGCGCCGCACGGCAAGCTGGCCGTCATCGACGACCACGATGTTTTCGATGCGGCGTCGCTAAAGGGCAAGAGCATCTCCTTGCACTGGGAAATGGTGTTTACGCGGCCTTTGTTTGCCACCGAAGACATGATCGAGCAGCATCGCATCCTGAACCGCGTGGCGCGGCTGCTGGACGATGGCGTGCTGCGCCATACGCTGCGGCAGCGCTTGTCGCCGATGAACGCGGCCACCTTGCGGCGCGCGCATGCGCTGCTGGAGCGGGGCGGGCAGCCGGGCAAGATCGCCGTCAGCGGCTGAACGGATTTACACGAACAGCTCGCGCCGTGCGCTCTGGCTGATGGCGATGGTGGCCGGGTGGCGCAAGCGCCGTTCCGTGGTGATCGCATACACCTGCTCGACGAGGCTGTCGACCCGGCCCAGCGCCACCACGGCGTATTGCTCGCACACCTGGGGCGCGATGACGGTGGGGGCGAAGAACAGGCCGGCGCCGGACTGGCCAAACGCCTTCATCATGGCGCTGTCGTCGAACTCGCCGACGATGCGCGGGTGCAGGTTGTTGTCGCCGAGCCATTGCAGCAAGCGTCCGTAGATGGCGAAGTCTTCGCCGGGCAGCAGCAGCGGCGCGCCGTCCAGGCATTGCGGGAAGCCGCCGTTCAGCGTGGCGGCCAGGGCTGGCGTGCCGAACAGGGTCATGCCGCTTTCGCCCAGTAAATGGTTAAAGCCGCGCACGCTCAAGTGGGCCGGCATGGGACGGTCCGCCATGATGAGGTCGAGCCGGTGCACGGCCAGATCCGCCAGCAGGCTGGCCAGCCGGCCTTCGCGGCAAATGATGCGCAGCGGCTCGGCCAGTCCCAGCGCCGGCTCCACAAGGCGGCAGGCGATCAGTTTCGAGACGGAATCGGCGCAGCCCACGCGGAAGGTCGTCGTCGTCGTACGCGACTGGTCGCGCACGATTTCCAGCAATTCATCGCCCGTGCTGAAAATGCTTTCGGCATGGCTGAGGATGCGCCGGCCCGTGTCCGTCAATTCCAGCTGGCGCCCGCTGCGGCGGAACAGTTCCACGCCCAGGGTGTCGGCAAACTCGCTGAGCTGGCCGGAAATCGATTGCGGCGTCAGGTGCAGCTGCTCGGCCGCGCGCGCGATGCTGCCCGTCTTGGCCACCATCCAGAAATAGCGCAAGTGCTTGAAGTTGAGTGTCGACATGGTTTTTCCCGGCGGATTAATGCATCGAGTTTTTCGATGTATTCTTAAATTATATTCGATTTGTTCGATGTTTATATTCAGACTATGATGGCTGCTCAATTCATGCAAGGAGAGTGTCATGGACTTCTGGATACAAACAGACAGTTGCGGAGGCCGCCGATGAACGGCCTGGAAAGTATTGCGACGGCACCCATGTGGGCCGGTTTCATCGCCTTTGTCCTGGTGATGCTGGCGCTGGACTTGTTCGTCTTTGGCGGCAACAAGGCGCACAAGGTCGGCGTCAAGGAAGCGGCCACGTGGTCGCTCGTATGGGTCAGCCTGGCCCTGCTGTTCAACGGCGGGCTGTGGTGGTACCTGAACGGCACGGCCGGTCCCGAGATCGCCAACCAGAAGGCGCTGGAATTTTTCTCCGGCTATCTGATCGAGAAAGCCCTGTCGGTCGATAACGTGTTCGTCTTCCTGCTGATCTTCAGCGCCTTCCAGGTGCCGATCCAGTACCAGCGCCGCGTGTTGATCTATGGCGTGCTGGGCGCGATCGTCATGCGTGCCGTGATGATCATGGCCGGTGCGTGGGTAGTGAGCGAGTTCAGCTGGGTGCTGTACCTGTTTGGCGCCTTCCTGCTGGTGACCGGTATGCGCATGCTGGTGGCGGCCGATGCGGAACCGGACGTGGCGAACAACCCCGTGCTGCGCTTTGCCCGCCGCCACTTGCGGGTGGCCGACGGCGACCACGGCGAGCGTTTCTTCGTGGCAAAGGGTGGCTTGCGTTATGTCACGCCGCTGTTCCTCGTGCTGATCCTGATCGAGGTGACGGACCTGGTCTTCGCGGTCGATTCGATCCCGGCGATTTTCGCCATCACGACGGACCCGTTCATCGTCTTCACGTCGAACCTGTTCGCCATCATGGGATTGCGGGCCCTGTACTTCCTGCTGGTGGACGTGGCCGACCGCTTCCACATGCTCAAGTATGGCCTGGCGATGGTGCTGGTGTTCATCGGCGCCAAGATGCTGATCATGCCGTGGTATCACGTGCCCGTCGAAGCCTCGTTGCTGGTGGTGGCGGTCCTGATCGTGGCTAGCTGCGTGGCCAGCGTGTTCATCACCCGCAGCGACAAGAAGTAAATGCCGTACCGCGCGCCCTGCAATGGCGGGGCGCGCTTTTTAACCAAGAATGGAAAGTGGAACTATGCGTACCTATGCAATGAACAGTCCCCAGGCAGCGGGACGTATTCTGGCCCTGATGATGGTGGTCGATGGCAACCTGGCCAGCGCCGAGCTGCAAGCGATGCACCGCAGCAAGATCCTTGATCACATCGATCTGGAGCCGGCCGCCTTCCAGCAATTGCTGCAAGACCTGTGCGATGACATGCTGACATCGACCGTGCATGGCGCCGTGCAACTGGCCAATGGCGTGATCGACAGCCTGCTCGATGAAATCACCGAGCCGGACTTGCGCCGCAAACTGCTGCAAGCCATGTGGAAGATCGCCGATGCGGACGACTGGCTGGCCGATGGCGAAGCCGTGTTGCTGGCCCGCGCCAGTGCGGCGTGGTCGGCGGAAACCAACTTCCGCCGGCATGCGGCGTAATTACTGCGCCTTGTGCCCCATGGCAATGACGGCGGCGCCGGCCAAGGCCAGGCCTACGCCGGCGACGTCGGTCCAGGCGGGCGTGACGCCGTCCACCAGCCACAGCCAGCCCAGCGCCGTGGCGATATAGATGGCGCCATACGTGGCATACACGCGCCCGCTGGCGGCCGGATGCAAGGTCAGCAGCCACACGAAGACCAGCAGGCTGAGGGCGGCCGGCAACAGCAGCCAGGCGCTGCCCTTGTTGCTCAGCCATAGCATGGGCAGGTAGCAGCCCAGCAGTTCGGCCACGGCCGTAACGGTAAACAGCCCGAAAGTGCGGGCAAGACTGGTCCATTCGATGGCGTCGTTCATGCTATTCCTGTTGTGCGGTCAGCCGACATTGTAGACGGGCATCTGTCAATTCAGTTGCAGGGCGACATACAGCAGCAGGCGGTCATCCGTGTCGTCCAGGTCCAGCCCCGTCAATTCGGCGATCTTTTGCAGCCGGTAATCGAGCGTGTTGCGGTGGATGTGCAGGGCCCTGGCCGTGGCCATCGGGTGGCTGTGGTGGCGGAACCAGGTAGCCAGGGTGCGCATCAGGGTGCCCGACTTGCGGTCGTGCGCCAGCAGGCGCGCCAGGGTCTGGCGCAATTGCTCGGCCT
Coding sequences within:
- a CDS encoding LysR family transcriptional regulator, whose protein sequence is MQDIDNLSGVVLFVQLAQAGSFVAAARQAGISPSAVSKSLARLEQRLGTRLFQRSTRQLSLTAEGKLFLARSERILAEMQAAQEELAGTLAPRGRLRLGLPELGSVFLPALADFSQRHPAIALDLDFSDALADVVGDGFDAVIRIGAPRDSRLAARKLGQFRSCLVASPAYLARHGTPSHPLELQQHACLHYRFRHSGKVEQWQLRQQAEAPAPDLPLSMVCNNVEARLHFARQGLGIAWLPDFYVHSAIADGSLIEVLRDYAIAAHPAHSCWLLWPSGPHLAPKVRALVDFLAETDILLSAAHGR
- a CDS encoding zinc-binding alcohol dehydrogenase family protein, whose product is MKMIGFKKGSSVDEQGGLFDMEGPMPVPGPRDVLVQVRAVGVNPLDTKVRAGLVTVPDAVTTLGWDAAGVVHVVGSEVTLFAPGQVVYYAGSFDRAGANAEYHLVDERIAGRMPATLDFAQAASVPLAALTAWQLLFERFAIAPGDRQERGSLLVLGGAGGVGSLLIQLARQLTGFTVIATASRGDSGDWCRAMGAHHVIDHTQPLPAQVAALNVAPVRHIAALSHTAQHIAQLVELIAPHGKLAVIDDHDVFDAASLKGKSISLHWEMVFTRPLFATEDMIEQHRILNRVARLLDDGVLRHTLRQRLSPMNAATLRRAHALLERGGQPGKIAVSG
- the nhaR gene encoding transcriptional activator NhaR, whose amino-acid sequence is MSTLNFKHLRYFWMVAKTGSIARAAEQLHLTPQSISGQLSEFADTLGVELFRRSGRQLELTDTGRRILSHAESIFSTGDELLEIVRDQSRTTTTTFRVGCADSVSKLIACRLVEPALGLAEPLRIICREGRLASLLADLAVHRLDLIMADRPMPAHLSVRGFNHLLGESGMTLFGTPALAATLNGGFPQCLDGAPLLLPGEDFAIYGRLLQWLGDNNLHPRIVGEFDDSAMMKAFGQSGAGLFFAPTVIAPQVCEQYAVVALGRVDSLVEQVYAITTERRLRHPATIAISQSARRELFV
- a CDS encoding TerC family protein; amino-acid sequence: MNGLESIATAPMWAGFIAFVLVMLALDLFVFGGNKAHKVGVKEAATWSLVWVSLALLFNGGLWWYLNGTAGPEIANQKALEFFSGYLIEKALSVDNVFVFLLIFSAFQVPIQYQRRVLIYGVLGAIVMRAVMIMAGAWVVSEFSWVLYLFGAFLLVTGMRMLVAADAEPDVANNPVLRFARRHLRVADGDHGERFFVAKGGLRYVTPLFLVLILIEVTDLVFAVDSIPAIFAITTDPFIVFTSNLFAIMGLRALYFLLVDVADRFHMLKYGLAMVLVFIGAKMLIMPWYHVPVEASLLVVAVLIVASCVASVFITRSDKK
- a CDS encoding TerB family tellurite resistance protein; amino-acid sequence: MRTYAMNSPQAAGRILALMMVVDGNLASAELQAMHRSKILDHIDLEPAAFQQLLQDLCDDMLTSTVHGAVQLANGVIDSLLDEITEPDLRRKLLQAMWKIADADDWLADGEAVLLARASAAWSAETNFRRHAA
- a CDS encoding YnfA family protein → MNDAIEWTSLARTFGLFTVTAVAELLGCYLPMLWLSNKGSAWLLLPAALSLLVFVWLLTLHPAASGRVYATYGAIYIATALGWLWLVDGVTPAWTDVAGVGLALAGAAVIAMGHKAQ